The following DNA comes from Microbacterium wangchenii.
TGTAGTTCGGGACCAGGCGGTCCTCGTCCGACGGCGCGGTGAGCGTCGGATACTGCACGAACACGATCTCCTCGAAGGGCACGTCCTTCACGGCCAGCGCGATCTGCACGAGGGTGAGCGGGTTGGTCAGGGTGGTGGACGGATCGACGTTGCGCAGCCCCGTCGCCGCCAGCCGGTAGAGCGTCGCGGGGTCGGAGAGCACCTCGTCGCTCACGAGCTTGCGGGCCAGGCGCGACATGTACTGCTGCTGGTTGCTGACCCGCGCGAGGTCGCTGCCGCCCACGCCGTAGCGGGTGCGCAGGAACTGCAGCGCCTCGATCCCCGCGACGGTGCGCGGCCCCGCGGGCCAGTCGATGCCGGTCTCGCGGTCGCGCATGCCCCGCGCGAGGCACACCTCCACGCCCCCGACGGCATCGGTGATCTCGATGACGCCACCGAAGGTCACCGTCGCGGCGAAGGGGATCTCCTGGTCGCTGAGGTCGGCGACGGTGTTCGCGATGCAGTTGAGTCCGCCGATGGAGTACAGCTCGTTGATCTGGACCGTCCCGCCGCTCCAGCGCGACCCGTCGGTGCGGGTGCAGCCGGGTGCCTGCAGGATGAGGTCGCGGGGGAACGACACCACCGTCACGCGCCGGGGAGTGTCGGAGATGTGCAGCAGGATGTTGACGTCGTTGAGCCGGCTCGCGGCATCCTTCCCGGTGCACCGGCTGCCGAAGAAGTGGGCGTATTCCGGTTCGCACTCGTCGATGCCGGTGACCAGGAGGTTCACCCCGCCCTCGATCGCCCCGATGTCCGGCGGCGGTGACGGCTGGTCCTCCAGCTCGACGGCGTCTTCGGTGAAGCTCGCGGCCAGGTCGTACGTCGCGTACGCGACGGTGCCGGCGGCGGCCACGAGTACGACCGCCACGGCGACGGCGACCAGGGTCAGCAGCTGCCCGGCGATGCTGGGCGAGCCCAGGCGGGCGTGCCGGGCCACGGTTCTGCGTCGCCGTGCCATGGCGTCTCCCCTCCGCGCCCGGTCGAGGCGTTGGGCCGATTCTAGGGAATGTCTAGCCGGATGCTGCGGCGCGGGGCCGTCAGGCGCCCCACGCGCGCACCACCCAGAACAGCGCGACGGTGACCACCCAGAACCCCGCGACGAACGCGGCGTCGCGGGTGCGGAAGGGCACGAGGTGGCGTTCGGTGCGCTCGGGGTACGCGCCGAACGCGCGCGCATCCATCGCGAGGGCCACGCGCTCGGCGTGACGGATGGCGCCCGCCAGCAGCGGCACCATGTAGCCGACCCATCGGGCGATGGCGGCGAAGGGTCCTCGGCCGCCGTGGGCCCCGCGGACGCGATGAGCCTGGCGGATGACGTCCAGCTCGTACCCGAACCGCGGCACGAAGCGGAACGCGGCGAGGGCGGTGTAGCCGATGCGGTACGGCACACGCAGCTGCTGGACGAGGGCGCGGACGAGGTCCGGCCCCGTCGTGGTCATCCCGCCGATGAGGGCGAGGACGAGGATGGCGGCCAGTCGCAGCGCGGTGGAGAACCCGCTCTCCACAGCGCCGGCGTACCACGTCCATCCGCCCAGCTGCACGAGGACGGCGGTGTCGTCGACGCGGCTCGCATCCGCCCACAGCGAGAACGCCACGCCGACCGCCGCCACCCCCACCGGCACGACAACGCCCAGCGCCATGCCCAGGCGCCGCGTCCACGGGGCGCCCACCACCAGCACCGCGTACCCCAGCACAAGGAAGGTCAGCGGGGTGATCACATCACGGGCGAAGAGCACGAGCACGATCGCCGGCAGCGGCGCCGCGAGCTTGGCGAGGGGATTGAGGCGCGGCAGGAACCGCAGCCGCCCCGTCGCGAGGGGGGCGGCGTACGGGTCGACGCGCGCGCTCATCCGCTGCCGCCCGGGAGGTCGGCGAGGCGTGCCACGGCGGACAGCTCCGGATGCTGCGCGAGTGCGTGCAGCGCGGCCCGCAGCGGCGGCGGCCGGAGACCCGCGCGCGTGAGGAGGGCGTCATCGGCGAAGACCTCGGCGGTGGGGGCGGCGGCCAGTACACGTCCGCCGGCGAGCACGACGGCATGATCGGCGTGCTCGGCCACGAGCTGCATGTCGTGAGTGACGACGATGATCGTCGTGCCCTCGCGGCGCAGGCCGTCCAGCAGCGTCAGGAGCTCGTCGGCCCGCGCGCGATCCTGACCGAAGGTGGGCTCGTCGAGCACCAGGATCCGCGCACCGCCCACGAGCGCGGTGCCCACCGACAGTCGCCGCTTCTGCCCGCCGGAGAGGAGGAACGGATGCGTCCCGGCGTATCGGGTGAGGCCGAATCGCTCGAGGATCTCGTCCGTGCGGGCGCGGACGACGTCGTCGGCCAGCCGCTGCATCCGCAGGCCGTGGGCGATCTCGTCGAAGACGGTGTGCGCGATGAACTGGTGCTCGGGGTTCT
Coding sequences within:
- a CDS encoding LCP family protein, encoding MARRRRTVARHARLGSPSIAGQLLTLVAVAVAVVLVAAAGTVAYATYDLAASFTEDAVELEDQPSPPPDIGAIEGGVNLLVTGIDECEPEYAHFFGSRCTGKDAASRLNDVNILLHISDTPRRVTVVSFPRDLILQAPGCTRTDGSRWSGGTVQINELYSIGGLNCIANTVADLSDQEIPFAATVTFGGVIEITDAVGGVEVCLARGMRDRETGIDWPAGPRTVAGIEALQFLRTRYGVGGSDLARVSNQQQYMSRLARKLVSDEVLSDPATLYRLAATGLRNVDPSTTLTNPLTLVQIALAVKDVPFEEIVFVQYPTLTAPSDEDRLVPNYSAAAPLWQALAENRPIELTGEVGANNGVVEVTPEPTDPSAPPTETAAPTPTATPTAPSDAVALPPSVTGSTAAQETCSAGNLSQ
- a CDS encoding energy-coupling factor transporter transmembrane component T; protein product: MSARVDPYAAPLATGRLRFLPRLNPLAKLAAPLPAIVLVLFARDVITPLTFLVLGYAVLVVGAPWTRRLGMALGVVVPVGVAAVGVAFSLWADASRVDDTAVLVQLGGWTWYAGAVESGFSTALRLAAILVLALIGGMTTTGPDLVRALVQQLRVPYRIGYTALAAFRFVPRFGYELDVIRQAHRVRGAHGGRGPFAAIARWVGYMVPLLAGAIRHAERVALAMDARAFGAYPERTERHLVPFRTRDAAFVAGFWVVTVALFWVVRAWGA